GCATATGGCTCATGGAAGCTAGTAATCAATGTACCGCAATCATTGGCGCCTTATCTGGCCTACAAAGGGTCAATTGTGGTGAACGGCGTATCGCTCACGGTCAATCAAGCAGGATCGAAAGATCAATCCGAATGCCCTATTGAAATCAACATCATTCCCCATACCTTGGATCACACCACACTAGGCAAACTCAAGGCAGGCGATCACGTGAACTTGGAAGTAGATCTAATCGCGCGCTATGTGGCGCGTATGCTCAGCAAAGAATAAGCCTTAATCACTGTTTTTTGCTTTAATCGCCGCAAATCAGCTGAAGAAAATAGCTGACTTCGACCTACATTTTGTGTCGACTTCAATTTTCCAGCTTGAACATATCTTCTAAAGGTTGGCATTGATACTTCGAGGTATTGTGCAGCCTCATCAGCAGAAAAAAGAGAATTCTTTAGGTGATCAAAGATCTGAGAGTGAGAAAACGATTTGGTTGAACTAGTTATGCTTGGCATGAGTTGATGATCCATCTTTCTAAAGTTGGTATCGCGTTGGATCAGCGATCCCAGCTTCTTTAAATCCCGCTTTACGAAGTTGACAGGACTCACAAACGCCGCAGGCTTTCCCTTCCGCATTGGCTTGATAGCACGACACCGTTTGGCTGTAATCAATCCCTAGAGATTGGCCTAGTTGAATAATCTGTGCCTTACTCATTGAAATGATCGGC
This genomic window from Polynucleobacter sp. MWH-UH24A contains:
- a CDS encoding helix-turn-helix domain-containing protein; translation: MRKGKPAAFVSPVNFVKRDLKKLGSLIQRDTNFRKMDHQLMPSITSSTKSFSHSQIFDHLKNSLFSADEAAQYLEVSMPTFRRYVQAGKLKSTQNVGRSQLFSSADLRRLKQKTVIKAYSLLSIRAT